Genomic DNA from Bacteroidota bacterium:
AATTTAATGACAATCCTTATGTAAAACTGAAGTTTTCTCAAGATACTGTCAGTTTTGATACGATTTTCACCACCATTGGTACCCCTACAAAATTATTAAAGATATATAACCCCACCAGCCAGTCTGTAAAAATCTCCAAAATGTTTTTGGCCGGGGGAGGTCAATCGGCATTCAAATTAAATATTGACGGTTCTGAAATTAATCCTGTTGAAAATATTGAAATTTACCCACATGATAGCCTGTTTCTGTTTGTTATAGCTAAGGTTGAACAGAATTTTAAGGATGCTCCTTTGTTTGTTCATGATTCTATTGTGTTTATTACCAATGGCAATATGCAGCATGTCGAACTTTGCGCCTGGGGCCAGGATATTCATCTCCTGAATAATAGTACACTTAAAAGCCAAACCTGGACAAATGATAAACCTTATCTGATTTATGGCCATGTGGTGGTTGATTCTTCACAAACCCTGAATATTGAAGAAGGAACATTGGTTTACCTGCATAAGAATGCAAGCCTGATTGTAAAAGGTACTTTAAACGTTCATGGCAGCAGGGCTCATCCTGTAATCTTCAGGGGTGACCGTACTGAACATTGGTATGACAGCATTCCCGGGCAATGGGGAACAATTTCCATTGAGGTCCCTAGTAAAGGGAATGTTATAGATTATGCAGTATTAAAAAATGGTACGACCGGCATTTCAATCGGAAAATATAATGATAAGACTCATCCTTCCCTTACTCTGTCTAACACCATAATCGAAAACATGTCTTATTCGGGGATAATTTCAATGGGCGCTTCTTTTTTGGCAGCAAATACGGTAATCACCGACTGTGCCAATTATCTGGCTGCCTTGTTAAGCGGGGGAAACTACCGTTTTTATCACTGTACCCTGGTCAATTACTGGAATTCCTTTTCGCTGAGATCCTCCCCGTCAATCCTATTGACCAATACTTTTACTATGCCTGTCCTGGGGCAATCTTCTGGCCGAAGCGAGCCCATTTCCTATGCGGGGGATCTTGATGTACTTTTTGCCAATTCTGTTATTTGTGGTTTCCTGCCCAATGAAGTGAATTTCATTTTTGACCCTCATGCGGGTAAGGCTAATTTCGTTTTTGATCATTGCCTGTTGAAGTTAAATCCTGCCAAACCTGATAATAACAACTTTAAAGTTGACACCTCTGATGTGAGATATTTTAAGAATGTTCTGTTTAATCAGGATCCGATGTTTAAGTCTGTTGCCAATATGGATTTTAAACCAGACGTTTTTTCTATACTCCGAAATAAGGGGGCTTTAGAATACGGTCAGTTATATCCTTTCGATATAATGGGAAGAAGCAGGACAGTGGATAGCGCTCCCGACCTGGGAGCTTATGAAGGGGAATAGAATCACGTTCTGGTAAATTTATCTGTGTCAATTTTTAATAAAATCCTGTAAATTTATTAAGATGAAAATGCGCAGGTTAATCATAAGTGGCTTCGTTTTTTTTATTTCTCTCTGCTTCAGTCATGCCCAAAGTTTGTCGTCCCTTGATTCACTCAGGTTTAGGGTTATGTTTTATAATACGGAGAATTTTTTTGATACCCGTCATGACAGCCTCAAAAACGACAGGGAATTTCTGCCGGGTGCAATGCGGCATTGGACTTACAAACGTTACCAGAATAAACTGAATAATTTATATAAGGTAATTGCTGCCTTAGGTTATCCTCAACCTCCTGAAATAATCGGATTATGTGAAATAGAAAATGACAAGGTGCTCAGCAACCTGATGTATGATACTCCTTTGTTAAAATATCCCTATAAATTTATACACCATGAATCTCCTGACGAAAGAGGAATTGATGTGGCCGTTTTGTACCGTACCGATAGGTTTAAGTTGTTGAATAAAAGGTTTATCCGGGTCTTTTTCCCTTTCAAGCCTCAGCGTCAGACCAGGGAAATAATTTACGCATGCGGATTGATTGATGGGAAGGACACTTTGCACTTGTTTGTCAATCATTGGCCTTCAAAGTCAGGAGGGGAGGCAGAAAGCCGGCCTTACCGGATTCAGACCGGTAAGATATTGAAAATTGCTGTGGATTCAGTACTTGCCATACATCCTCAGGCAAAAATTGTGATTGTGGGCGATTTTAATGATGGCCCTGACAGTGAATGCCTGATTGACGGTTTGCAGGCAAAAACAAGTTTGAAAAATTTGGCCTCTTCACAGGTATATAATTTATCTGCCCTTCTTCAGGAGGCTAAAAGTACAGGTACGCATAAATACCGGGGCAATTGGGAAATACTTGACCAGATCATTGTCTCCGGAAAATTATTGATCGATGTCAAGGCCTGGCATACTACTCTGAAATGTGCCCAAATATTTAATGCCCCTTTTTTACTTGAGGATGATCCCTCAGATTTGGGACAACGGCCTGTCCGGACCTACAATGGTTTTAAGTATCATGGCGGTTTTAGCGACCACCTGCCGGTCTATCTGGATTTGTTCAGGGTAAAAAGTGAAAATTAGATTACTTTTTTGCC
This window encodes:
- a CDS encoding endonuclease — translated: MKMRRLIISGFVFFISLCFSHAQSLSSLDSLRFRVMFYNTENFFDTRHDSLKNDREFLPGAMRHWTYKRYQNKLNNLYKVIAALGYPQPPEIIGLCEIENDKVLSNLMYDTPLLKYPYKFIHHESPDERGIDVAVLYRTDRFKLLNKRFIRVFFPFKPQRQTREIIYACGLIDGKDTLHLFVNHWPSKSGGEAESRPYRIQTGKILKIAVDSVLAIHPQAKIVIVGDFNDGPDSECLIDGLQAKTSLKNLASSQVYNLSALLQEAKSTGTHKYRGNWEILDQIIVSGKLLIDVKAWHTTLKCAQIFNAPFLLEDDPSDLGQRPVRTYNGFKYHGGFSDHLPVYLDLFRVKSEN